A region from the Desmospora profundinema genome encodes:
- a CDS encoding phosphatidylglycerophosphatase A family protein, protein MYQTDSITEITEDAIHAATLRWLDDRGVQLKEIAELALELQQEYYPDLTLLECLSHVKHVLTKREVQNAILTGIQLDRLAERGALDEPLSDMVLRDEGLYGIDEILATAIINVYGSIGMTNYGYIDRVKPGCLERLDNKESGQIHTFLDDIVGAVAAAAAARLSHNRKREQDRNRSE, encoded by the coding sequence ATGTATCAAACCGATTCCATCACCGAGATCACGGAAGACGCGATCCATGCCGCCACCTTGCGCTGGCTGGACGACCGCGGCGTCCAATTAAAAGAGATCGCTGAACTGGCCTTAGAGTTGCAACAGGAATATTATCCCGATCTTACGCTGTTGGAATGCCTTTCCCATGTGAAGCATGTCCTAACCAAACGAGAAGTGCAAAACGCGATCCTGACGGGAATTCAGCTGGACCGGCTGGCTGAACGCGGCGCCTTGGATGAGCCGCTGTCGGATATGGTGCTGCGGGATGAAGGCCTCTATGGGATCGACGAAATTTTGGCCACCGCCATTATAAATGTTTACGGCAGTATCGGGATGACCAACTACGGCTATATTGATCGGGTCAAACCCGGCTGCTTGGAACGGCTGGACAATAAGGAAAGCGGTCAGATCCACACTTTTTTGGATGATATCGTGGGAGCAGTCGCCGCTGCGGCGGCGGCACGCCTCTCCCACAACCGCAAACGGGAGCAGGACCGCAACCGTTCCGAATGA
- a CDS encoding SDR family oxidoreductase: MTRHDNPVAFVTGSSRGLGRMAALVLAEAGFTLAVHHRDSKEQGEEVCFLIHRRGGKARLFQGDILQPGEPRRLIQAVADTWGRLDVLVHAVGPFVRERRRFADYREEEVEALVAGNLTSAMMTVHAALPVMRRARSGRVVLFGFGRVGEAPAWPDRAVYAAAKTGLASFTKTVAVEEAPYGITVNMVGPGDIVGENKEKRILAVKGQADGETPLGRPGSGEDVARVIRFLCEPDADFTTGNIIQVTGGLDVIHPVSKAPLFD; this comes from the coding sequence ATGACAAGGCATGATAATCCTGTCGCTTTCGTTACGGGGAGTTCTCGCGGGTTAGGGAGGATGGCGGCCCTGGTACTGGCGGAGGCGGGTTTTACACTGGCGGTTCATCACCGGGATTCAAAAGAACAAGGAGAGGAAGTTTGTTTTCTGATTCATCGCAGGGGTGGCAAGGCCCGTCTGTTTCAGGGAGATATCCTCCAACCCGGTGAACCGAGGCGGTTGATCCAGGCTGTTGCGGATACCTGGGGACGTCTCGATGTCCTGGTTCACGCTGTTGGTCCCTTCGTCCGGGAACGGCGACGGTTTGCCGATTACCGGGAAGAAGAGGTGGAAGCGCTGGTAGCCGGGAACCTGACGAGTGCAATGATGACCGTACATGCGGCGTTGCCGGTGATGCGGCGGGCGCGGTCGGGACGCGTCGTGTTGTTTGGCTTTGGTCGTGTGGGGGAGGCACCCGCGTGGCCGGATCGGGCGGTGTATGCGGCAGCCAAGACAGGGCTGGCCTCTTTCACCAAAACGGTGGCGGTGGAGGAGGCTCCGTACGGCATTACCGTCAATATGGTGGGTCCGGGGGATATCGTGGGAGAAAACAAAGAGAAACGTATTCTTGCCGTGAAAGGTCAAGCCGATGGGGAAACGCCTCTGGGACGGCCGGGTTCGGGAGAGGACGTGGCCCGGGTGATCCGTTTTTTGTGTGAACCGGATGCTGACTTTACTACCGGGAACATCATTCAGGTGACCGGCGGACTGGATGTCATCCACCCGGTTTCCAAAGCGCCGCTCTTCGATTAG
- a CDS encoding MBL fold metallo-hydrolase: protein MNRWDDVLEVRLPLPFALREIKAYLIRGSHGWTVVDAGLHHGLDIQAWEDVRNQEGFQWGDVEQIVLTHYHPDHYGLSGWLQQQTGAPVRLSSTDFEQAALFWDEASDQPETMADFYREHGLPTEWAAQIPGHLRGFKRWVEPHPEPTWIEAGETIRLGDHLYEVLHTPGHADGHLSFFDAERGWLIGGDFLLPKITPNISLWPGCDPNPLQTYLSTLERLKSLPVKRVFPAHGPMFEHYRERVEELQAHHWERLDTMSRWVGREPLTATDVCFRVFGENLSIHNLRFALSETLAHLEYLRLNGQIDREKADGHWRYRG from the coding sequence ATGAATCGTTGGGACGATGTGTTGGAAGTGCGCCTGCCCTTGCCGTTCGCCTTAAGGGAGATTAAAGCCTATTTGATCCGGGGCTCCCATGGTTGGACGGTGGTGGATGCAGGACTGCACCATGGACTGGATATCCAAGCTTGGGAGGATGTACGCAATCAGGAGGGTTTTCAATGGGGAGACGTAGAACAGATCGTTCTCACCCATTACCATCCGGACCATTACGGTTTGTCCGGATGGTTACAGCAACAGACCGGTGCACCGGTGCGCCTCTCTTCGACGGATTTTGAGCAAGCCGCTCTCTTTTGGGACGAGGCCAGCGACCAACCGGAGACCATGGCCGACTTTTACCGGGAGCACGGCCTGCCCACAGAGTGGGCAGCTCAAATCCCCGGCCATCTCCGGGGATTCAAGCGGTGGGTAGAACCTCATCCGGAGCCTACATGGATTGAAGCGGGAGAAACGATTCGCCTCGGTGACCATTTGTATGAAGTGTTGCACACGCCCGGCCATGCCGACGGCCACTTGAGCTTTTTTGATGCGGAACGGGGCTGGTTGATCGGCGGTGACTTCCTGCTGCCCAAAATCACGCCTAATATCAGCCTATGGCCCGGTTGCGACCCGAATCCTCTGCAGACATACCTGTCCACCCTGGAGCGGTTAAAATCCCTGCCGGTAAAACGCGTGTTCCCTGCACACGGACCGATGTTTGAACATTACCGGGAGCGGGTGGAAGAATTGCAGGCGCACCACTGGGAACGTCTGGACACGATGAGCCGCTGGGTGGGACGTGAGCCATTGACGGCGACGGATGTCTGTTTCCGGGTGTTTGGCGAGAACTTATCCATCCATAATCTTCGCTTCGCCCTGTCGGAAACCTTAGCCCATCTGGAGTACTTGCGGCTGAATGGACAGATTGACCGGGAAAAAGCGGACGGCCATTGGCGTTATCGTGGCTGA